The proteins below are encoded in one region of Amycolatopsis magusensis:
- a CDS encoding winged helix-turn-helix transcriptional regulator — translation MFDPACPSRVTPIRIGDKWVGMVLICLEDGPRRFSELRVPMRGVSPKVLTETLRAMERDGMLVRTVYPEVPPRVEYELTPLGRSLFGPIEACREWAANHLPELIAAREAYERREAVVD, via the coding sequence ATGTTCGACCCGGCCTGCCCGAGCCGCGTCACGCCGATCCGCATCGGCGATAAGTGGGTGGGCATGGTGCTGATCTGCCTGGAGGACGGGCCGCGGCGGTTCTCGGAGCTGCGGGTGCCGATGCGCGGGGTGTCGCCGAAGGTGCTCACCGAGACGCTGCGGGCGATGGAACGGGACGGCATGCTCGTGCGGACGGTCTACCCGGAGGTGCCGCCGCGGGTCGAATACGAGCTGACCCCGTTGGGGCGCTCGCTGTTCGGCCCGATCGAAGCGTGCCGGGAATGGGCGGCGAACCACCTGCCGGAGCTGATCGCCGCGCGGGAGGCTTATGAACGGCGGGAGGCCGTCGTAGACTGA
- a CDS encoding phosphotransferase produces MLHTWDDLPAAVRSAVEAETGPVTHAETPAAGRNSDFAATLHTLDGVVFCKGIADAGGKRGAMHRHEADINPYLPPAVAPRLLWRADTDAWLLLGFEHITGHHADLSPDSPDLPMVAKAVSTMAGALAGCPAPGVPALTEKMAWMSGWRRLRHQPPAELDEWSRDRLDLLVDWEARGIDAAAGDNLLHTDLHPLNILIGDGRAWVIDWAWSRTGAAWVDPAHLVVRLIDEGHSPDAAERWAATTAAWSTASAEALTAFSVALLGMWTYLQHTDPLPMRAGLTAAARRWAEHRLAATDYRESAVKYSGG; encoded by the coding sequence ATGCTGCACACCTGGGACGACCTCCCCGCCGCCGTGCGCTCAGCCGTCGAAGCCGAGACCGGGCCGGTCACCCACGCCGAAACGCCGGCGGCCGGGCGCAACTCCGACTTCGCCGCGACCCTGCACACGCTCGATGGTGTGGTGTTCTGCAAGGGAATCGCCGACGCCGGGGGCAAGCGCGGGGCGATGCACCGCCACGAGGCGGACATCAACCCGTACCTGCCCCCGGCGGTCGCGCCGCGCCTGCTGTGGCGAGCCGACACCGATGCCTGGCTGCTGCTGGGCTTCGAGCACATCACCGGCCACCACGCCGACCTCTCGCCGGACTCACCGGACCTACCGATGGTCGCCAAGGCCGTGTCCACAATGGCCGGTGCACTGGCCGGCTGCCCCGCACCCGGTGTTCCGGCGCTGACCGAGAAGATGGCGTGGATGTCAGGCTGGCGGCGGCTACGTCACCAACCACCCGCCGAACTGGACGAGTGGAGCCGTGACCGGCTCGACCTGCTCGTGGACTGGGAGGCCAGGGGCATCGACGCGGCGGCCGGGGACAACTTGCTGCACACCGACCTGCACCCGCTCAACATCCTCATCGGCGACGGCCGGGCCTGGGTGATCGACTGGGCGTGGTCACGAACCGGCGCGGCCTGGGTCGACCCGGCTCACCTGGTGGTCCGTCTCATCGATGAGGGCCACAGCCCGGACGCCGCCGAGCGCTGGGCGGCCACCACAGCCGCCTGGTCCACCGCATCAGCCGAAGCACTGACCGCGTTCTCGGTGGCGCTGCTGGGCATGTGGACGTACTTGCAGCACACCGACCCGCTGCCGATGCGGGCCGGGCTCACAGCAGCGGCGCGGCGATGGGCCGAGCACCGCCTGGCCGCCACCGACTACCGCGAGAGCGCGGTGAAATACAGCGGAGGGTGA
- a CDS encoding glycine-rich domain-containing protein, whose protein sequence is MTAVLAPFATGRKLISTPLFDRLAGRIVAEEQLTRELAERIVEQALAFLAVCARNTGAPLAPSELVDIGWHTFILHTRDYADFCDRIAGRFLHHVPTEDGDPAETGAAAHATLSRTVAAIERAGYAVDPALWPAVNGKCNVNCSQCKNGCSDDPPPTN, encoded by the coding sequence GTGACCGCTGTCCTGGCCCCATTCGCCACCGGCCGCAAGCTGATCTCGACGCCCCTGTTCGACCGACTCGCTGGTCGGATCGTCGCCGAGGAGCAGCTGACGCGCGAGCTGGCCGAGCGCATCGTGGAGCAGGCGCTGGCATTCCTTGCCGTGTGCGCCCGCAACACCGGCGCTCCGCTGGCACCCAGCGAGCTGGTGGACATCGGCTGGCACACCTTCATCCTGCACACCCGCGACTACGCCGACTTCTGCGACCGGATCGCGGGCCGGTTCCTGCACCACGTGCCCACCGAGGACGGCGACCCGGCCGAGACCGGCGCGGCCGCCCACGCCACGCTGTCGCGCACGGTCGCCGCGATCGAACGGGCCGGATACGCTGTCGATCCCGCGCTGTGGCCAGCTGTGAACGGCAAGTGCAACGTGAACTGCTCGCAGTGCAAGAACGGCTGCTCCGACGACCCGCCGCCCACCAACTGA
- a CDS encoding NUDIX domain-containing protein — protein sequence MDLLPFSEYAASLNRKRTAAGVLLRDDRSRVLLVETTYKPEWEIPGGAVEAEEAPWVTAARELHEELGITRPLGTLLVIDHIRTQGVMPEGLAFVFDGGLITEDEVRGIQSTDPEIQSVGLYTLGEAETLVKPTLHARISTALRAADNGATVFCEAGHPATTVWN from the coding sequence GTGGACCTCTTGCCTTTCAGCGAGTACGCGGCTTCCCTCAACCGGAAGCGCACAGCCGCTGGCGTGCTGCTGCGCGACGACCGGTCGCGCGTGCTGCTGGTGGAGACCACGTACAAGCCCGAGTGGGAGATCCCGGGCGGCGCGGTCGAGGCGGAAGAAGCCCCGTGGGTGACGGCGGCCCGCGAACTCCACGAGGAACTGGGCATCACCCGGCCCCTCGGCACACTGCTGGTCATCGACCACATCCGCACCCAGGGTGTGATGCCCGAGGGCCTGGCCTTCGTGTTCGACGGCGGCCTCATCACCGAAGACGAAGTGCGCGGTATCCAGTCCACCGACCCGGAAATCCAGTCCGTGGGCCTGTACACGCTGGGCGAAGCCGAAACGCTGGTGAAACCCACTCTGCACGCCCGCATCAGCACGGCCTTGCGCGCGGCCGACAACGGCGCGACCGTGTTCTGCGAAGCCGGTCACCCTGCGACGACCGTTTGGAACTAG
- a CDS encoding helix-turn-helix domain-containing protein, with protein MSSSLAENLARFRKARNLSQEELAAAASVGVDTVGRIERGERRTTRPATVAKLARVLAVTPDALLGLLPTAQAVRDTEVARLRQAITASAEVPGLDDFADTDDISDPASLAKASHATWRAYVDGRHGELLHALPVLLTDARRLVHATTGDANAAAQQLLSTAYRLGAGFAGRLDMDDLAWAAAERALAAARKSDNPAIDSAISLRYLVWTLIKQGRTEDAERVAVKAAEQIEPRMLDRDSTRAGVFGNLLFNAANAALRSGSGDRANDLLAIAQSAALRAGRDNATEAAIFGPRVAAFQAVDHAVRLGDPETAFRLADRIAEPQGPVPAFWEAGHRLHLAQAAAQLRRDQLAVDLLSEARDLAPDWVQRQPLGTTVMRGLVDRATRRRGRRFAELAAHYGVL; from the coding sequence GTGTCCAGCTCGCTGGCGGAGAACCTGGCGCGCTTCCGCAAGGCGCGCAACCTCTCGCAAGAGGAGTTGGCGGCGGCTGCATCGGTCGGGGTGGACACCGTGGGGCGCATCGAGCGCGGGGAACGCCGGACCACACGCCCCGCCACTGTCGCGAAGCTCGCGCGGGTACTGGCGGTCACCCCGGACGCGCTGCTCGGACTCCTGCCCACCGCCCAAGCTGTACGGGACACCGAGGTTGCCCGGCTGCGGCAGGCGATCACCGCCAGCGCCGAGGTACCCGGCCTGGACGATTTCGCCGACACCGACGACATCAGTGACCCGGCCAGCTTGGCCAAGGCCAGCCACGCCACCTGGCGGGCCTACGTTGACGGACGTCACGGCGAGCTGCTGCACGCCCTGCCTGTTCTGCTCACCGACGCCCGGCGCCTCGTCCACGCGACCACCGGAGACGCGAACGCCGCCGCGCAGCAGTTGCTGTCCACCGCATATCGGCTCGGAGCGGGGTTCGCCGGACGGCTCGACATGGACGACCTCGCGTGGGCCGCCGCCGAGCGCGCCCTGGCCGCCGCCCGCAAGTCCGACAACCCGGCGATCGACTCGGCGATCTCGCTGCGCTACCTCGTGTGGACCCTGATCAAGCAGGGCCGCACCGAGGACGCCGAGCGCGTCGCGGTGAAGGCCGCGGAGCAAATCGAGCCCCGGATGCTCGACCGGGACAGCACCCGGGCAGGCGTGTTCGGCAACCTGTTGTTCAACGCTGCCAACGCCGCGTTGCGCTCCGGCAGCGGCGACCGCGCCAACGACCTCCTGGCGATCGCGCAGTCAGCCGCGCTGCGGGCCGGGCGGGACAACGCGACCGAGGCCGCCATCTTCGGTCCCCGGGTAGCCGCCTTCCAGGCCGTGGACCACGCCGTCCGGCTCGGCGACCCGGAGACCGCGTTCCGACTCGCGGACCGCATCGCCGAACCGCAGGGCCCGGTGCCCGCCTTCTGGGAAGCCGGTCACCGGCTGCACCTGGCCCAAGCCGCGGCTCAGCTGCGGCGCGACCAGCTTGCCGTGGATCTGTTGAGCGAGGCCCGGGATTTGGCGCCGGACTGGGTGCAGCGCCAGCCGCTCGGGACCACGGTCATGCGCGGGCTGGTGGATCGGGCTACCCGCAGGCGTGGACGCCGCTTTGCCGAACTCGCGGCGCACTACGGCGTCCTCTGA
- a CDS encoding RNA polymerase sigma factor, producing the protein MIDRCERAYVAAARTATRGGTKTTSAAKTSPEGKDVDPETQPEGPSGEAKPAARKGPAKAGAKKAPAKGARAKKPAGKDDAKGADGEVVGEEIDEASLDADLADLESVEIDVVDATVSEEPEEDEPEPEEAEVPAASTRAERQAAKGSKNANDPDFVWDEEESEVLRQARKDAELTASADSVRAYLKQIGKVALLNAEEEVELAKRIEAGLYAAERVRTAEEEGEKLTTQMRRDLKWIVRDGERAKYHLLEANLRLVVSLAKRYTGRGMAFLDLIQEGNLGLIRAVEKFDYTKGFKFSTYATWWIRQAITRAMADQARTIRIPVHMVEVINKLGRIQRELLQDLGREPTPEELAKEMDISPEKVLEIQQYAREPISLDQTIGDEGDSQLGDFIEDSEAVVAVDAVSFTLLQDQLQSVLQTLSEREAGVVRLRFGLTDGQPRTLDEIGQVYGVTRERIRQIESKTMSKLRHPSRSQVLRDYLD; encoded by the coding sequence ATGATCGACCGCTGCGAAAGGGCGTACGTGGCAGCCGCAAGAACCGCAACCCGAGGCGGGACGAAGACAACCAGCGCCGCGAAGACCTCGCCGGAAGGCAAGGACGTGGATCCCGAGACCCAGCCCGAAGGCCCCTCGGGGGAGGCGAAGCCTGCCGCCCGCAAGGGCCCGGCCAAGGCCGGAGCCAAGAAGGCCCCCGCGAAGGGAGCCCGCGCCAAGAAGCCGGCGGGCAAGGACGACGCCAAGGGCGCCGACGGTGAAGTCGTCGGCGAGGAGATCGACGAAGCTTCGCTGGACGCCGACCTGGCCGATCTCGAAAGCGTCGAGATCGACGTCGTCGACGCCACGGTGAGCGAGGAGCCCGAGGAGGACGAGCCCGAGCCGGAGGAGGCCGAGGTCCCGGCCGCCAGCACCCGCGCCGAGCGGCAGGCGGCCAAGGGCAGCAAGAACGCCAACGACCCCGACTTCGTCTGGGACGAGGAAGAGTCGGAGGTGCTGCGGCAGGCCCGCAAGGACGCCGAACTCACCGCTTCGGCCGACTCCGTCCGCGCCTACCTCAAGCAGATCGGCAAGGTCGCGCTGCTCAACGCGGAGGAGGAGGTGGAGCTGGCCAAGCGGATCGAGGCCGGGCTCTACGCCGCCGAGCGCGTGCGCACCGCCGAGGAGGAGGGCGAGAAGCTCACCACCCAGATGCGCCGCGACCTGAAGTGGATCGTGCGTGACGGGGAGCGGGCGAAGTACCACCTGCTCGAGGCGAACCTGCGCCTGGTGGTGTCGCTGGCCAAGCGGTACACCGGCCGTGGCATGGCGTTCCTGGACCTGATCCAGGAGGGCAACCTCGGGCTCATCCGCGCGGTGGAGAAGTTCGACTACACCAAGGGCTTCAAGTTCTCCACCTACGCGACCTGGTGGATCCGGCAGGCGATCACCCGCGCGATGGCCGATCAGGCCCGCACCATCCGCATCCCGGTGCACATGGTCGAGGTGATCAACAAGCTCGGGCGCATCCAGCGCGAGCTGCTGCAGGACCTCGGCCGCGAGCCGACGCCGGAAGAGCTGGCCAAGGAGATGGACATCTCCCCGGAGAAGGTGCTGGAGATCCAGCAGTACGCCCGGGAGCCCATCTCGCTCGACCAGACCATCGGCGACGAGGGTGACTCGCAGCTCGGTGACTTCATCGAGGATAGCGAAGCCGTGGTCGCGGTGGACGCGGTGTCGTTCACGCTGCTGCAGGACCAGCTGCAGTCGGTGCTGCAGACCCTGTCCGAGCGCGAAGCGGGCGTGGTGCGCCTGCGCTTCGGCCTGACGGACGGCCAGCCGCGGACTTTAGACGAGATCGGGCAGGTGTACGGGGTCACCCGGGAACGCATCCGGCAGATCGAGTCGAAGACCATGTCGAAACTGCGCCACCCGTCGCGCTCCCAAGTCCTGCGCGACTACCTGGACTGA
- the ppgK gene encoding polyphosphate--glucose phosphotransferase yields MTATRGFGIDIGGSGIKGALVDLENGKLIGDRLRIDTPRPATPDAVADVVAEIVGHFGWAGPVGVTLPAVIKKGVAMTAANIDPSWIGTDADALFAKRLGRGVDEIAMLNDADAAGMAEIRFGDPAARKGVTALLTFGTGIGSAVFLDGRLVPNTELGHLEVDGHDAEKKAAASVKDNEGMSYPEWSKRVDRYLSVLENLIWPDLFIVGGGVSKKAEKWVPLLEIRTPIVVASLQNNAGIVGAAAAAVEGIEH; encoded by the coding sequence ATGACGGCGACCCGAGGTTTCGGCATCGACATCGGCGGCAGCGGGATCAAGGGTGCCCTGGTCGACCTGGAGAACGGCAAGCTCATCGGAGACCGGCTCCGGATCGACACCCCGCGCCCGGCCACCCCGGACGCCGTCGCGGACGTCGTCGCCGAGATCGTCGGGCACTTCGGCTGGGCGGGCCCGGTGGGGGTCACCCTGCCCGCGGTGATCAAGAAGGGCGTCGCGATGACCGCGGCGAACATCGATCCCAGCTGGATCGGCACCGACGCCGACGCGCTGTTCGCCAAGCGGCTGGGCCGCGGGGTGGACGAGATCGCCATGCTGAACGACGCGGACGCGGCGGGCATGGCCGAAATCCGCTTCGGCGACCCGGCGGCCCGCAAGGGCGTGACCGCGCTGCTCACCTTCGGCACCGGCATCGGCAGCGCGGTGTTCCTGGACGGGCGGCTGGTGCCGAACACCGAACTGGGCCACCTCGAGGTGGACGGACACGACGCGGAGAAGAAGGCGGCCGCCTCGGTCAAGGACAACGAGGGCATGTCCTACCCGGAGTGGTCGAAGCGGGTCGACCGGTACCTCTCCGTGCTCGAGAACCTGATCTGGCCGGACTTGTTCATCGTCGGCGGCGGGGTCAGCAAGAAGGCGGAGAAGTGGGTGCCGCTGCTCGAGATCCGCACCCCGATCGTGGTCGCCTCGCTGCAGAACAACGCCGGCATCGTGGGCGCGGCGGCGGCCGCCGTGGAGGGTATCGAGCACTGA
- a CDS encoding inositol monophosphatase family protein: MESISTRLTATAEQVAAEAAELVRDARARLLAGGSVRVDTKSSETDVVTAVDRDTERFVRAKLAELRPGEPVVGEEDGGDLTPGGVNWVVDPIDGTVNFLYGYPWFAVSLAAQVDGVSVAGAVVEPVSGRRWTATRGGGAFLDGRPLRVGAPERLELALVGTGFAYRVDRRLRQAELVAGLLGRVRDIRRAGAASLELCAVGAGWTDAYFEHGLNRWDWAAGALVAAEAGAVVGLPGEEPALGEDLTFAAAPSIAGALREAIADGGGAGV, encoded by the coding sequence ATGGAGTCGATATCGACGCGTTTGACCGCGACCGCCGAGCAGGTCGCCGCCGAGGCCGCCGAACTGGTGCGCGACGCGCGTGCGCGCCTGCTCGCGGGTGGGTCCGTGCGGGTGGACACGAAGTCCAGTGAAACCGATGTGGTGACCGCGGTCGACCGCGATACGGAGCGTTTTGTCCGCGCCAAGCTGGCCGAACTGCGCCCCGGCGAGCCGGTGGTGGGCGAGGAGGACGGCGGCGACCTCACCCCCGGCGGGGTCAACTGGGTCGTCGACCCGATCGACGGCACGGTGAACTTCCTCTACGGCTACCCCTGGTTCGCCGTCTCGCTGGCCGCGCAGGTGGACGGGGTGTCGGTGGCCGGTGCGGTGGTGGAACCGGTCAGCGGGCGCCGCTGGACGGCCACGCGGGGCGGCGGGGCCTTCCTGGACGGGCGGCCGTTGCGCGTGGGTGCCCCGGAGCGCCTGGAACTGGCTCTGGTGGGCACCGGGTTCGCCTACCGGGTCGACCGGCGGCTGCGGCAGGCCGAGCTGGTGGCGGGCCTGCTGGGGCGCGTGCGGGACATCCGGCGGGCCGGTGCGGCGTCACTGGAGCTGTGCGCGGTGGGGGCCGGCTGGACCGACGCCTACTTCGAGCACGGGCTGAACCGCTGGGACTGGGCCGCGGGCGCGCTGGTGGCCGCCGAGGCGGGCGCGGTGGTCGGCCTGCCGGGGGAGGAGCCCGCACTCGGCGAGGACCTCACCTTCGCCGCGGCGCCGTCGATCGCGGGCGCGCTGCGCGAGGCGATCGCCGACGGTGGTGGGGCGGGGGTGTGA
- the cei gene encoding envelope integrity protein Cei, with amino-acid sequence MTSGNGNSRLYRKRRPWPALIVIGVLGVIAMGVWINALVTKEDATSEAIRCEPAPVAPQGVSFTPVAHDALDDTAPIPPDKIALKVLNASGTRGQGAITTATLRELGFTEAAEPENDPAYEGVEANCRGQIRYGENGKAAARTLSLIDPCVELVEDNREDASVDLSIGTRFSDPRPNQAGLDILKELSTWSSQNQESDSGGNEQSTGQSAPTIEKERLTAARAGYC; translated from the coding sequence GTGACGTCGGGGAACGGGAATTCGCGGCTGTATCGCAAACGGCGGCCGTGGCCGGCGCTGATCGTCATCGGCGTGCTCGGGGTGATCGCCATGGGCGTGTGGATCAACGCGCTGGTCACCAAGGAGGACGCCACCAGTGAGGCGATCCGCTGCGAACCGGCGCCGGTCGCGCCGCAGGGGGTGAGCTTCACCCCGGTCGCGCACGACGCGCTCGACGACACCGCGCCGATCCCGCCGGACAAGATCGCGCTGAAGGTGCTCAACGCGAGCGGCACCCGCGGCCAGGGCGCGATCACCACGGCCACCCTGCGCGAACTCGGCTTCACCGAGGCCGCCGAGCCGGAGAACGACCCGGCCTACGAAGGCGTCGAGGCCAACTGCCGCGGCCAGATCCGCTACGGCGAGAACGGCAAGGCGGCCGCGCGCACGCTGAGCCTGATCGACCCCTGCGTCGAACTGGTCGAAGACAACCGTGAGGACGCCAGCGTCGACCTGAGCATCGGCACGCGGTTCAGCGACCCGCGGCCCAACCAGGCCGGGCTGGACATCCTCAAGGAGCTGAGCACCTGGTCGAGCCAGAACCAGGAGTCCGACTCCGGCGGCAACGAGCAGTCCACCGGGCAGTCCGCGCCGACCATCGAGAAGGAACGGCTCACCGCGGCCCGCGCCGGCTACTGCTGA
- a CDS encoding DUF4193 domain-containing protein, whose amino-acid sequence MATDYDAPRRSEADELAEDSLEELKARRNENQSGVVDVDEDATAENFELPGADLSGLSGEDLTVKVVPKQADEFTCSVCFLVHHRSRLADESSGRMICRDCA is encoded by the coding sequence ATGGCGACCGACTACGACGCTCCGCGCCGCAGCGAAGCCGACGAGCTGGCCGAAGACTCGTTGGAGGAGCTGAAGGCGCGCCGCAATGAGAACCAGTCCGGCGTCGTCGACGTCGACGAGGACGCGACGGCCGAGAACTTCGAGCTGCCCGGAGCTGACCTCTCCGGGCTCTCGGGGGAGGACCTGACCGTCAAGGTGGTGCCCAAGCAGGCGGACGAGTTCACCTGCTCGGTCTGCTTCCTGGTGCACCACCGCAGCAGGCTCGCGGACGAAAGCAGCGGGCGGATGATCTGCCGCGACTGCGCGTGA
- a CDS encoding DUF3093 domain-containing protein, producing MTESANAADKRAGKITVRHSERLYVPWWLWPLPLLGGGLLAAEIHMGYPGVRAWLPYLIVLPLVVALLLGMGRTKVRVTEEDGGTELWAGDAHLPTRFMGAVEVIAKPDKRRVLGRDADPAAFVVHRGWVGPALRVWVEDPDDPTPYWLISTRKPEALAELLTGHRPA from the coding sequence GTGACCGAGAGCGCGAACGCGGCCGACAAACGAGCCGGCAAGATCACCGTGCGCCACTCCGAGCGGCTCTACGTCCCGTGGTGGCTGTGGCCCCTGCCGCTGCTCGGCGGTGGCTTGCTCGCCGCGGAAATCCACATGGGATACCCGGGCGTGCGGGCCTGGCTGCCCTACCTGATCGTGCTGCCACTGGTGGTGGCGCTGCTGCTGGGCATGGGCCGCACCAAGGTCCGGGTGACCGAAGAGGACGGTGGGACCGAGCTCTGGGCCGGTGACGCCCACCTCCCCACCCGGTTCATGGGTGCGGTCGAAGTCATCGCCAAGCCCGACAAGCGCCGCGTGCTGGGGCGCGACGCCGACCCCGCGGCGTTCGTGGTGCACCGCGGCTGGGTCGGCCCCGCCCTGCGTGTCTGGGTCGAGGATCCCGATGACCCCACGCCGTACTGGCTGATCAGCACCCGCAAGCCCGAAGCGCTGGCGGAGTTGCTGACCGGGCACCGTCCAGCCTGA
- the dut gene encoding dUTP diphosphatase, with protein MSSVQVLLSRVDPGVPLPGYARPGDAGADLVTTEDVVLDPGERVVVGTGVAIALPEGYAGFVHPRSGLAARAGLSVVNTPGTIDSGYRGEIRVCLINHDPREPLKLARGDRIAQLVVQRVEHARFVEVAELPETERGGGGYGSTGGHAVLSSGVPAGEETEK; from the coding sequence GTGTCCAGCGTGCAGGTACTCCTCTCCCGGGTAGATCCCGGCGTCCCGTTGCCCGGCTACGCCCGGCCGGGTGACGCCGGTGCCGATCTCGTCACCACCGAGGACGTGGTGCTCGATCCGGGGGAGCGGGTGGTGGTCGGAACCGGGGTCGCGATCGCGCTCCCCGAGGGTTACGCGGGGTTCGTGCACCCGCGGTCGGGCCTGGCGGCCAGGGCCGGGCTGTCGGTGGTGAACACCCCGGGCACGATCGACTCGGGCTACCGCGGGGAGATCAGGGTCTGCCTGATCAACCACGATCCGCGGGAGCCGCTGAAGCTGGCGCGCGGGGACCGGATCGCGCAACTGGTCGTGCAGCGCGTCGAGCACGCGCGGTTCGTGGAGGTGGCGGAGTTGCCGGAGACCGAGCGCGGCGGCGGCGGTTACGGGTCGACCGGCGGCCACGCGGTGTTGAGCTCCGGCGTACCCGCCGGTGAGGAAACGGAGAAGTAG
- a CDS encoding DUF3710 domain-containing protein produces MGIFGRKRRAEAGDERPRGRHAAPDDGDDDFDDAYLDPEVTSGPYDIADAPEDGLPRIDLGSVRVPVPEGAQVQVEMDQASGGVRAVHVVTPVGQVTVSGYAAPKSGGLWTEVCGELTEQLRADGAKVQPGRGEWGLELSAIVGEVALRFIGVDGPRWMLRGVIAGPQSQAAAAPDVLREIVRHTIVVRGDSPMPVRTPLTIELPEAVQQHIAAQQQQGG; encoded by the coding sequence GTGGGGATTTTCGGACGTAAGCGGCGCGCCGAGGCCGGCGACGAACGGCCGAGGGGCCGGCACGCGGCACCGGATGACGGGGACGACGACTTCGACGACGCGTACCTCGATCCGGAGGTCACGAGCGGTCCCTACGACATCGCCGACGCCCCGGAGGACGGGCTCCCGCGCATCGACCTGGGGTCGGTGCGGGTGCCGGTGCCCGAGGGCGCGCAGGTGCAGGTCGAGATGGACCAGGCCAGCGGTGGCGTGCGCGCGGTGCACGTGGTGACCCCGGTGGGGCAGGTCACGGTCAGCGGGTACGCCGCGCCGAAGTCCGGTGGCCTGTGGACCGAGGTGTGCGGCGAGCTGACCGAGCAGCTGCGCGCCGACGGCGCGAAGGTGCAGCCGGGCCGCGGCGAATGGGGCCTGGAGCTCTCGGCGATCGTCGGTGAGGTCGCGCTGCGGTTCATCGGCGTCGACGGGCCGCGCTGGATGCTGCGCGGGGTGATCGCGGGCCCGCAGTCGCAGGCGGCCGCGGCGCCGGACGTGCTGCGCGAGATTGTGCGGCACACCATCGTCGTGCGCGGCGACTCGCCGATGCCGGTGCGCACCCCGCTGACCATTGAGCTGCCGGAAGCCGTGCAGCAGCACATCGCCGCCCAGCAGCAACAAGGCGGCTGA
- a CDS encoding alpha/beta fold hydrolase — protein sequence MPSAPWAPAVLLPGTGSDEVFVRSVFAGPLTGAGMTLIAPPPPADGTALVEGYLAAFTAAAAETGGKLLVGGVSLGAHLAAEWAVANPERCSGLLLALPAWNGVPDGAPASVAARYSADLVERDGLTAALAVATDGVAPWLAAELRRAWPRHGAALAAGLRAAGAHPAPTLDALAQLRIPVGIAACTDDPVHPATVAHAWAAALPQACVRETTLTALGEDRESLGRAAVTAWRSASDLYSRPGPPPR from the coding sequence ATGCCGTCCGCGCCGTGGGCGCCCGCCGTTCTGTTGCCCGGCACCGGATCCGACGAGGTCTTCGTCCGATCGGTGTTCGCCGGGCCACTGACCGGGGCCGGGATGACGCTCATCGCGCCGCCACCGCCCGCCGACGGCACCGCGCTGGTCGAGGGCTACCTCGCCGCCTTCACCGCCGCCGCGGCGGAAACCGGCGGGAAACTGCTGGTCGGCGGCGTCTCCCTGGGTGCGCACCTGGCGGCGGAATGGGCGGTCGCCAACCCGGAACGGTGTTCAGGCCTGCTGCTCGCACTGCCCGCGTGGAACGGCGTGCCGGACGGGGCTCCGGCGTCGGTCGCGGCCCGCTACTCGGCGGATCTCGTGGAACGGGACGGCTTGACCGCCGCGCTGGCGGTCGCGACCGACGGTGTCGCCCCCTGGCTGGCGGCCGAACTCCGGCGCGCCTGGCCCCGCCACGGCGCCGCACTCGCGGCCGGTCTGCGGGCCGCGGGCGCCCATCCGGCGCCGACCCTGGATGCCTTGGCACAGTTGCGAATCCCGGTGGGAATTGCCGCGTGCACAGACGATCCCGTACATCCCGCCACGGTCGCCCACGCCTGGGCGGCGGCGCTCCCCCAGGCATGTGTGCGGGAGACCACCCTCACGGCACTGGGCGAAGACCGGGAGTCCCTCGGCCGTGCCGCCGTGACCGCCTGGCGATCCGCGAGCGACCTCTACAGCCGCCCCGGTCCACCACCTCGATGA
- a CDS encoding OB-fold nucleic acid binding domain-containing protein → MPAKDGGYFSRLVRKLTTDVDELDADDLSEESEKSGARRACDCRSGEEVTVLGRLRSVELCPSSEVATLEAELFDGTDGVTLVWLGRRRIPGIEPGRTVKARGRMADRDGRKVLYNPYYELQVTS, encoded by the coding sequence ATGCCCGCCAAAGACGGCGGCTACTTCAGCCGGTTGGTTCGCAAGCTGACCACCGACGTCGACGAACTCGACGCCGACGACCTCTCCGAAGAGTCCGAAAAGTCCGGTGCGCGCCGTGCCTGCGACTGCCGTTCGGGCGAGGAAGTGACTGTGCTCGGGCGCCTCAGAAGCGTCGAACTGTGCCCCTCGAGCGAAGTGGCCACGCTGGAGGCCGAACTCTTCGACGGGACCGACGGGGTCACCCTCGTCTGGCTCGGCCGCCGGCGCATCCCGGGTATCGAGCCTGGGCGGACGGTGAAGGCACGTGGCAGGATGGCGGACCGCGACGGCCGCAAGGTGCTCTACAACCCGTACTACGAGTTGCAGGTGACTTCCTGA